Proteins encoded together in one Miscanthus floridulus cultivar M001 chromosome 16, ASM1932011v1, whole genome shotgun sequence window:
- the LOC136514135 gene encoding probable leucine-rich repeat receptor-like protein kinase At5g49770: MEPPQVTYELLESITGGFSEENQIGSGSYGAVYLGTMPNGDKVAVKKFHDSSPARDDFNFKTEFDNLTRVHHPHIVKIVGYCYEEKKLNEWHQGRLVEVFKIYRVLCLEYLPKGSLNDYLSDGFYNLDWHTCYKIIKGIFEAIKYIHLELGEAFYHLDIKPGNILLDEEVGAKLADFGLSKVFHQRLTRTTDSSYGTWGYRPPEFVDRNHVSEKFDIFSMGVVVLELVTGPKCYREIDDTPHPEFIDQAQKKWRAMLCQKYKDSLLEAYCKQVEKCVQIGLKCAEKNRKMRPEIREIIDQLNETESCISMSDTVQRDKTTRST; the protein is encoded by the exons ATGGAGCCACCACAAGTCACATATGAACTATTAGAATCCATAACTGGTGGTTTCTCGGAGGAGAACCAAATTGGCTCGGGCTCATATGGTGCGGTTTATCTG GGAACAATGCCTAATGGGGATAAGGTTGCTGTGAAGAAATTTCATGATTCAAGTCCAGCACGTGATGATTTTAATTTCAAAACCGAGTTTGACAACCTTACAAGGGTTCATCATCCACATATTGTCAAGATTGTTGGCTATTGCTATGAGGAAAAAAAGTTAAATGAATGGCACCAGGGACGTTTAGTTGAAGTTTTCAAGATATACAGAGTTCTCTGCTTGGAGTATTTGCCCAAGGGGAGCCTTAATGATTATCTATCAG ATGGTTTCTATAATCTTGACTGGCATACATGTTACAAAATCATTAAGGGGATTTTTGAGGCAATAAAATACATTCATCTGGAACTGGGAGAAGCATTTTACCATTTGGACATAAAACCTGGCAACATATTGCTAGATGAGGAGGTGGGGGCAAAACTTGCAGATTTCGGTTTGTCCAAGGTCTTCCATCAAAGATTAACCAGAACCACAGACAGCTCCTACGGAACATG GGGATACCGTCCACCAGAGTTTGTGGACAGAAACCACGTCTCAGAAAAGTTCGACATATTCAGCATGGGTGTTGTAGTACTGGAGTTGGTGACAGGGCCTAAATGCTATCGGGAAATTGATGACACGCCTCACCCAGAATTTATTGATCAA GCTCAAAAGAAATGGAGAGCAATGTTATGTCAAAAATACAAAGATTCCTTACTAGAAGCATATTGCAAACAAGTGGAGAAATGCGTTCAGATAGGATTGAAATGTGCAgagaaaaatagaaagatgagaCCTGAAATAAGGGAAATCATTGACCAGCTGAATGAGACAGAAAGCTGTATTTCGATGTCAGATACAGTCCAGCGGGACAAG ACGACTCGCAGTACGTGA
- the LOC136510472 gene encoding uncharacterized protein — MVSVAHSERVTDPKFPFSNSRRKREARNVGQPSTARLTASGRSPPAARCHGPASPYWPRAAADPPRRAGAHLRDDDLLLFHPVLPAPPSSSSPQPATELRAPARDPARRGAPSRGRAPAAPPARVPSRRDPFVYRLASGAAGESRRARAASVPTASGTCNHLPQHEIRPPSPPLAGGAALAAWPCGP; from the coding sequence ATGGTTTCGGTAGCGCACAGCGAAAGGGTCACGGACCCAAAATTTCCCTTTTCCAACAGCCGACGCAAACGAGAAGCCCGGAACGTCGGCCAGCCAAGCACCGCCCGCCTCACCGCGTCGGGCCGCTCCCCGCCGGCCGCACGCTGCCACGGACCCGCCTCACCGTACTGGCCGCGCGCCGCCGCGGACCCGCCTCGCCGTGCCGGTGCGCACCTCCGCGACGATGACCTCCTCCTCTTCCACCCGGTGCTGCCTGCTCCTCCGTCTTCATCTTCCCCACAGCCGGCCACCGAGCTGCGAGCTCCAGCGCGAGATCCGGCGAGGCGCGGTGCCCCTTCGCGCGGACGAGCTCCGGCAGCGCCCCCGGCGCGGGTCCCTTCACGGCGCGACCCCTTCGTCTACCGCCTCGCAAGCGGCGCCGCGGGTGAGAGCCGCCGCGCGCGAGCCGCCTCCGTCCCCACCGCGAGCGGCACCTGCAACCACCTTCCTCAACACGAGATCCGGCCGCCCTCTCCTCCCCTCGCCGGCGGAGCGGCACTGGCGGCGTGGCCCTGCGGTCCGTAG